Genomic DNA from Brassica rapa cultivar Chiifu-401-42 chromosome A04, CAAS_Brap_v3.01, whole genome shotgun sequence:
tagctcagttggtagagcgcAAGGCTCTTAACCTTGTGGTCGTGGGTTCGAACCCCACGGTGGGCGATTTCATTTTCCCTTTTTATATTTTccaatttataattttcttttggaTCCTGATTGACTCCAAGTCATTTAATTACGACTAATCTAGTTAAActccaaaaacaaaagaagaaaaagtctCAATCTTCAGGctccatcttcttcaattcACAGTCATAGACCCATTCTTCCTTCATGGAGTCTCCTTAttaatatctaaaaaaaaaggttttatttttttatctctgAGATTCTGTAATAGATCATTTGTGGTTAGTTAGACTATGCATAGATCTGGCACTGCAATGGCGTGGAACGTGTTCAAGTTCTGTACAGCCTTACGTGGTCTCGGATCAATCATGATCTTATTAGTTCTCGGCGTTGTCGGTGTCACCTACTACGCCGTCGTTTTGACTAACTACGGACCAGCTCTGTCTCAAGGAGGGTTTGATTCCTTTACTGCTCTCACCATCCTTCTCCTCTTCCACTTCCTCGTAAGTCAAGATTGGTAAAGCTTCGTACTTTTAAGTCAATTCGGACAACAAAGCTTGGTTCTTTATGATGTGAACTAGTCTTTGTTGTTCTGTCCTTTTAGCTAAAGAAtgtgttttttgtttaatttgatgCAGCTGGCGATGCTTCTTTGGAGCTACTTCTCAGTTGTGTTTACTGATCCTGGTTCTGTCCCTCCAAATTGGAGACCAAGTACTGACGAAGAGAGAGGCGAATCTGATCCGTTGAACAGTCTTGAGTTTGATAACTCAAACCCAAGAGTTAGATTCTGTAGAAAGTGCAACCAACCTAAACCTCCACGTTGCCAtcactgttctgtttgtaagctctctctctctctctctctcttctttaccatatatatagagagagagtcTTGATTGTGTTTAACATGGGGGGATGTATATAGGTGGTAGGTGTGTGTTGAAGATGGATCACCATTGCGTTTGGGTTGTTAACTGCGTAGGAGCATTGAATTATAAGTACTTCCTTCTTTTcttggtaagtttttttttgtttctggaCTTATAATACTATTTATAGTATCTTCATCTtgtcaaaacttttttttttttgttaaaaaatgcAGTTCTACACATTTTTAGAGACGACTCTTGTGACTTTGGTTCTTATGCCGCACTTCATAGCCTTCTTTAGTGATGAAGAGATACCTGGAACTCCGGGAACTCTTGCTACTACTTTTCTTGCATTTGGTATGTTGGGGACGTTCCTTATGCTTGCTTATATAGTATTTACAATGTTTAATTATTAATCTCACCTTTGTTTGTTACGTTACCATCATGAGCCAACAGTTTTGAACTTGGCATTTGCTTTGAGCGTGATGGGTTTCTTAATCATGCACATCTCTTTGGTAGCTGGCAATACCACTACTATAGAGGTAACATCCTTCTCTTTCTTCCCTAGAAATGAATCAGTACATCTCTTGTCTTATCAAATTTTCTTGGTGTTGAGTTGTGAGCAGGCATATGAGAAGAAAACGAGTGGGAAATGGCGGTATGACCTTGGTAGAAAGAAAAACTTTGAACAGGTTAGTTAAGCTTAAAGACCTGAGTTGATATTCTTCTGAATATATATACCGGTTGCATGTTTCTAAGTTGTTGTCTTTTTCTCCCTTTAGGTATTTGGAATGGATAAGAGGTACTGCTTCATCCCAGGATACACAGAAGAAGACCTGAGGAGAATGCCGGAGCTGCAGGGGCTTGAATACCCTTCCAAGCCTGACTTTGATTCCCAGTAATgctgatgaagaagatgactttgatcatcatcatgtAAAACAACAATACGTAGGATACAGTGAGACCCTTGGAGGAGCAATCTACTAGCTTGAAGGATGATGCTTTCACTTCTGGCAGTGTAGTATCTTCCCACGGATACCAGACGTCATTAGGTTTTGTAATGGAGGAGGATTACAGCTTAGCTTTGttgtttacatttttttttaatcttcctAAATATATGATCACCTTCTCAAGTAGCTTTTGTTGTGAAATGTGAACAGTActgttaattttttattaaaaacaaaaatctatttttatattagtaaaaaaaataataatcttgagtttatgttttatcaaaaaccaaCAAAGATGTCAGCCCCAGGTTTATACTCTACTACTTTTTTCAGTATCCATTTGTGATTAAAacggtatttttttttttttgcttttctaTTGGTGAAAAGATTTGAAGCCAAAAACCTTAACTAAATCTCCAAGATTTAGATTTATAGTCAGAATTTAATTTCCATAAAGCTAAAATCTCTGTTTAACACAATTCGGTTTTGTTAAAACATAATCCTTTTTCTATCATAAATTTATAACATAATCCCTTTTGAGAAAGCATTAAGCCATAGTAACCAGAAGAAAATCACaataaaacaaatcatattaagacaaagtaaatttcaaacaTCAAGATCCTTTGTCACATAAACTCTGAACACAATAATCCCAAATTTAAAACCATATAATCCTTACATTAACAAAGAAAAGATAGTATCATAGTTTATGCTTATACTAGCAATGGATTATGGAAAGACTGGAACCAAACTTTCATCAGAAGCACTCAATACTAAGATCTTCGTTACCTTTAGGAAGTTCCATTAGCTTGGCCACAGCTGCTTCTACCTCTAACTTCTTCATTGGTGGAAACGATGAGGTCTcgatcatcatcttcatcatcacaGTCTTTTGCAACACAATACGTGAGGCAAACGCAAACTCCTCCTTACTCGAACCATTGAAGTTATACATCCACACTTTATAAACGCGAAATTCTGCGTTAGGGAACGGTGCTGCATCCTCCCACAACTTCTCATGTGCTATGCCGTCACTAACACattcaccttcttcttctctagAAGCATTGTTGGTCTAAAATGAAATTATGATAAACGAGTTAGAGAAATGATAAAAACATTATCCAAGTAACGAGAATTCAACCATGATATGAATGTATACCTTGAACAAAATCTCAAGCTCTATCATTTTGTAAGTAGTCCACATAAGCAAAAGTTCCTTCAATATCTCCACTTCTTTAGGATTAGTTATGTCTATACTCACCGATAAAGTTCCATGCCTTGGCATACCATGAAAGTCACTCACCAGGAGCTCATACCAAGTGTGTTTTGTCTCCTATGATTCATATATACATCATACatgtcaaattatatatatatatatatatatatatattatatccacACAagtttgtgatttgttttttattagtTGTTTTCCCGGGTTTCCAAAACCAATTCaaatttgagtaataaaatatatttttaatgtaaaaaatataactGTGTACCTGAACAAGTTCTGATACATTATAGCTAATGTGAGGACGATAAACACACCTAGAAACCCAATCGTTTCTGTCAAACTGGATGTTAGGAGCAGTGAGGATGAAGTTATTCTTGCTCTCACATTTGATATCCCTGACGTCTAGAACATCTAGACAGGGTGCATTCACTTCAATCCTCTCAACATAGTCAGGGAAAGTCACTTGCAAGAACTTCAAATTTTTGTTCCCAATCTTCAACACACCAAGCCCGCTTAAGAAAACGATTTCCAACACAATCACCTCGAGGGAGGAGCAAGCTGCCAAAACGTGACTAAGGGTACTAACCCGAAAGAGGAACATGTTCAAAAGCTTGAGGGTCTTAAGATTCCCACAGTTAATGAAGGCACGTCTTCTTTCTAGAGTGTATCCACTAAGTGACAGTGAAGTGAGGCTAGGATGCGAAAATATTTCTGGGAGGAAGTAGACCATATGTGTTCCTCTGTAACGTCTCTTATGACCATGTATATAGTTTAGCGTGAGATCTTTAGTGTGTTTCACACGAGTCGCACGTCGGATCCAGTTTTGAAGTATAACATCATTACATCGGGATGTGATAGTGCAGCTCTCCAGGTCGCCGTGGTGTTGTCTGAAAGTCTTCAGAAACCacaaaattaaatgataataatttttttttaaatggtacAGGTATAAATTTCATATGCTATATATGTACAAACATCTGCATGCATGCAATAGAACTTGTTTATCAAAacctatttataaaatttaaagaatTTTCTAGTTTGTGCATAGATTTTGTTTAAGTGTATGTGTATTTATTCTGTGGGGATCGTAAATGTAACACATCACTGTTTCTAGATTCTAACTCACTACACTTTACTCTCTTTCAAACCCATTGATCATATTTTCAGAAATTGTTGTTTTAAGATCCTTTTTGTCCTAAGAAATGTATAGTTTTaatcaaatttcatttttatccATAGTTttgattttaactaaaaatcttTATCATACTagtaaaatcataatataaatttagattGTGAAAAATtatagcaacaaaaaaaaaattatgaaaatgaaaattgatttctaaaatttttaatatcatCCACACAAAATaccacttttattttataattttccgTGCAATTTACTACTATAATCTTACAAAATGCTGAATAATGTATTTAAAAGGTATAGTATTTTATCGCATATAACTTCATAGATTTGATTCACTATAACATTTTTTACTACAAATCCGTAAGGTGTTATCATCTATCCAAACATCAGTTTATTGGGCGACCTATTTTGCGTATTATATTAAATACAATTATGTACAAAATGATTGAAATGAAATCGAAAAGAAGAGAAGTGAATAGAAGAAAAATTAATGAACCTTGTCCATAGAACTAGCCAACTGAGCGGAAACTTTGTCCCAAAGTTTGG
This window encodes:
- the LOC103862859 gene encoding probable protein S-acyltransferase 14, with translation MHRSGTAMAWNVFKFCTALRGLGSIMILLVLGVVGVTYYAVVLTNYGPALSQGGFDSFTALTILLLFHFLLAMLLWSYFSVVFTDPGSVPPNWRPSTDEERGESDPLNSLEFDNSNPRVRFCRKCNQPKPPRCHHCSVCGRCVLKMDHHCVWVVNCVGALNYKYFLLFLFYTFLETTLVTLVLMPHFIAFFSDEEIPGTPGTLATTFLAFVLNLAFALSVMGFLIMHISLVAGNTTTIEAYEKKTSGKWRYDLGRKKNFEQVFGMDKRYCFIPGYTEEDLRRMPELQGLEYPSKPDFDSQ
- the LOC103862860 gene encoding F-box protein At3g60790 codes for the protein MKRHSSSLSSSSPDAKIRKLQHPIIDDDCISELPDDLLRMILSKLPTEEAVMTILLSSLWMDLWKWRPHFVLDMKRILDKTPTKLWDKVSAQLASSMDKTFRQHHGDLESCTITSRCNDVILQNWIRRATRVKHTKDLTLNYIHGHKRRYRGTHMVYFLPEIFSHPSLTSLSLSGYTLERRRAFINCGNLKTLKLLNMFLFRVSTLSHVLAACSSLEVIVLEIVFLSGLGVLKIGNKNLKFLQVTFPDYVERIEVNAPCLDVLDVRDIKCESKNNFILTAPNIQFDRNDWVSRCVYRPHISYNVSELVQETKHTWYELLVSDFHGMPRHGTLSVSIDITNPKEVEILKELLLMWTTYKMIELEILFKTNNASREEEGECVSDGIAHEKLWEDAAPFPNAEFRVYKVWMYNFNGSSKEEFAFASRIVLQKTVMMKMMIETSSFPPMKKLEVEAAVAKLMELPKGNEDLSIECF